Sequence from the Flavobacterium sp. TR2 genome:
AACGATCTGTTTTATGATTGGAGGCTTTGTAATGGCTCTTTTGATTTTACCTTATATTCTTTCACTTTAAAATTTCAAAAATGAGTTTAGAAAATAAAAATATAGACGGCGAAGGAATTAACGCAAGCCAGAAAAAAGAAACCGCATTAGGAAACCTAAAATACTTAATCGTTGGAATCTTTTTCGGAATTGTATTTGTAAAAGCAGAAATCATAAGCTGGTTCCGAATTCAGGAAATGTTCAATCTAGAATCATTTCATATGTATGGTGTAATTGGATGTGCTGTAGCTGTTGGATTAATATCTGTGCAATTGATTAAAAAATTCAATATCAAAACCCTTCAAGGAGAAAAAATCGAAATTCAGCCAAAGACTTTCAATAAAGGACAAATCTATGGCGGATTATTATTTGGTTTCGGATGGGCCATTACTGGCGCTTGTCCAGGTCCGCTTTTTGCTCAAATTGGTACAGGAGCAACAGTAATTGTTGTTACGCTTGTAAGTGCAATTGCAGGAACTTGGGTTTATGGTTTGATTAAAGATAAATTGCCTCATTAAAAAATGAATACGACAGAAAAGCTATTCCTAAGAAAAGCAAATCTTTCAGAAATACCTCAAATCTGGGGAATCCTGCAAGATGCAATCGAACAAAGACGATTAGACGGGAGCTCACAATGGCAAGATGGATATCCGAATGAACTTTCCATTAAAAGCGATATCGAAAATGGCTACGGATATGTTTTTACAGAAGGCGAATCGATTTTGGCTTATGCAGCCATTATTTTTGACAAAGAGCCAGCTTACGAAAATATCGAAGGCAAATGGCTAACCGATGGCGATTATACTGTTGTGCATCGTGTAGCGGTTTCAAAATTGGCAAAAGGAAAAGGGGTTGCAACCAAACTATTTGAAAGCATCGAAAGTTTGGCTATCAAAAATAAAATTTACAGTATAAAAGTAGACACAAACTTCGATAATGTTCCGATGTTGAAAATTTTAGACCGATTAAAATATACGTATTGCGGAGAAGTCTATTTTAGAGGTTCGGCACGAAAAGCATTTGAAAAACGATTGATATAAATATAACAATCCTTTAAAATTGATAACCCGATTGGTTTTAAAACCGGTTGGGTTATTTTTTTAAGATTCGGCAAACCTGAAACTTGAAACCTGAAACAAAACATAACCCGAAACTCTTTCTTCATCAATTTTTAATTTCATTTCGTTAAGTTTGCTTTAAACAAAAAGTCCCATAAATATATGAACCGCTCCGAGCAATTGATTAAACTGCAGAATACCGAAAAATGGGACGTGATAATAATTGGCGGAGGCGCAAGCGGTCTCGGGACGGCTGTTGACGCAGCTAGCCGTAGCTACAAAACAGTTTTGCTTGAAGCTGTAGATTTTGCAAAAGGAACTTCTAGCCGAAGCACCAAATTGGTTCATGGTGGCGTTCGATATTTAGCCCAGGGAGATGTGCATCTGGTTCGCGAAGCCTTAAAAGAACGAGGATTATTAGCGCAAAATGCAACTCATTTAGTCAAAAACCAATCGTTTGTAATTCCGAATTATCATTTGCTAAGCGGTTATTTTTATACGATCGGATTAAAAATTTATGATTTATTATCGGGCTTTTTAAGTTTAGGAAGTTCTAAATATCTTTCCAAAAAGAAAACCATTGAACTGCTCCCAAACGTTGAGGAAAAAGGTTTGGTAAATGGCGTTATTTATCATGACGGACAATTTGATGATTCTCGTCTGGCAATTAATCTTGCTCAAACGGCTGTAGAAAACGGAGCTTGTCTTTTAAATTATATAAAGGTTACTAATTTATTGAAAGACGATCAAAATCAAATTTTTGGCGTTCAGGT
This genomic interval carries:
- a CDS encoding YeeE/YedE family protein, with the protein product MSLENKNIDGEGINASQKKETALGNLKYLIVGIFFGIVFVKAEIISWFRIQEMFNLESFHMYGVIGCAVAVGLISVQLIKKFNIKTLQGEKIEIQPKTFNKGQIYGGLLFGFGWAITGACPGPLFAQIGTGATVIVVTLVSAIAGTWVYGLIKDKLPH
- a CDS encoding GNAT family N-acetyltransferase, which translates into the protein MNTTEKLFLRKANLSEIPQIWGILQDAIEQRRLDGSSQWQDGYPNELSIKSDIENGYGYVFTEGESILAYAAIIFDKEPAYENIEGKWLTDGDYTVVHRVAVSKLAKGKGVATKLFESIESLAIKNKIYSIKVDTNFDNVPMLKILDRLKYTYCGEVYFRGSARKAFEKRLI